From the genome of Macrobrachium nipponense isolate FS-2020 chromosome 29, ASM1510439v2, whole genome shotgun sequence, one region includes:
- the LOC135206110 gene encoding sodium-coupled monocarboxylate transporter 1-like codes for MSQDDTSFSAADYVVFIASLVISLGIGIYHWWKSRGLDNKDFLLGSRTMSPIPVAISLFAGIVSAVSILGNPSEMYFYGSQLWINCIGTIIGAIVAGIVVVPVLYPLKLVSLYEILELRWRSPVPRKLATLMQLFHYITFLGIALYAPSLALSVVTPMPLEVSVVVLGVVCTVYASMGGAKAVVYTDTVQAFIMLAGVLAVIIKGCSEVGGGTESWKIDKEHGRIEFFNMSSNPLIRHTFMSTMILGIQNSLSIFGAGQSQYQRWASVSTIKEAYVVIALASFLLVAVWSLINYSGLVVFSVYADCDPYTMGYITKTDQIIIYFVIDKLGYLQGIPGLFVAAIYSGVLSTVSSVLNAMAAMVWEDLLSGLDRFSKFSPQQEKMATVVVSSVLGVIATILGLTAGNMGELFQMTYSLLGAINGPVTGLILLAVAFPWVKAKSAIIGALLALALDLWMVMGSMLYAPPTEKLPLSTDGCPRTTLGANVTEGTTPFVTTTFMSTTTDGGSDPGSEVFPLYLVSYCLYGAIGILTTIVMANVATLIFGVQAISKVPKDTVHKQSLQFYAWMRSLLGKSDSSRSNSQTSIGKEGKDLEICKIDEASKDRTTSLCSSTKSKNRAEEETQGSVNAAFDAENHL; via the exons ATGTCACAAGACGATACGTCGTTCAGTGCAGCTGATTATGTGGTCTTCATTGCTTCCCTGGTCATTTCGCTCGGAATcg GAATCTACCATTGGTGGAAGAGCCGAGGTTTGGACAACAAAGACTTCCTGTTGGGGAGCAGGACGATGTCTCCCATTCCGGTAGCGATCTCACTCTTCGCCGGTATCGTCTCGGCCGTGTCTATCCTCG GCAATCCCTCAGAGATGTACTTTTATGGATCCCAATTATGGATTAATTGCATTGGGACCATTATCGGCGCCATCGTGGCGGGTATCGTCGTGGTGCCCGTGCTGTACCCGCTAAAACTCGTCAGTTTGTACGAG ATTCTGGAACTGCGCTGGCGGTCGCCCGTCCCCAGAAAACTAGCAACGCTGATGCAGCTCTTCCACTACATCACTTTCCTCGGTATTGCCCTCTACGCCCCTTCTTTAGCCTTGTCCGTTGTGACTCCTATGCCACTGGAGGTCTCCGTCGTTGTCCTAGGCGTTGTCTGCACTGTTTACGCATCAATG GGCGGCGCGAAAGCAGTGGTATACACGGACACGGTACAAGCATTCATCATGCTTGCAGGAGTCTTGGCCGTGATTATCAAAGGATGCTCCGAAGTTGGAGGCGGGACAGAGTCCTGGAAGATCGACAAGGAACACGGTCGAATAGAATTTTTCAA CATGAGCTCAAACCCACTGATCCGCCACACGTTTATGAGTACGATGATCTTGGGAATACAAAACTCCCTTAGTATCTTCGGAGCCGGCCAGTCTCAGTACCAGAGATGGGCGTCTGTTTCTACCATCAAGGAAGCTTACGT CGTCATTGCTCTAGCAAGCTTCCTGCTTGTGGCTGTATGGTCACTCATCAACTATTCAGGCTTGGTAGTATTTTCTGTGTACGCTGATTGTGACCCTTATACGATGGGCTACATTACCAAAACAGATCAG ATCATAATTTACTTCGTGATCGATAAACTGGGATATTTGCAAGGAATTCCGGGGCTCTTCGTGGCTGCAATCTATAGCGGAGTTCTTAG CACCGTTTCCTCCGTCCTTAATGCCATGGCAGCCATGGTCTGGGAGGACTTGCTGAGTGGCCTCGATCGATTCTCCAAGTTCTCACCTCAGCAAGAGAAGATGGCAACGGTCGTCGTTT CCTCCGTATTAGGCGTGATTGCCACCATACTTGGCTTGACGGCAGGCAACATGGGAGAACTCTTCCAGATGACCTACTCCCTCCTCGGGGCCATTAACGGACCTGTCACAGGTCTCATCTTGCTGGCCGTGGCCTTTCCCTGGGTGAAAGCAAAG AGCGCGATTATCGGCGCCCTTCTCGCCCTGGCTCTCGATCTGTGGATGGTCATGGGGAGCATGTTATACGCCCCTCCGACTGAGAAGCTGCCCCTGTCCACTGATGGATGCCCTCGAACCACTCTAGGTGCCAATGTGACAGAGGGGACGACTCCATTCGTCACTACCACGTTCATGAGCACCACGACAGATGGCGGTAGTGACCCCGG ATCAGAGGTGTTTCCCCTGTACCTCGTCAGCTACTGCCTATACGGAGCTATTGGGATACTGACAACGATTGTTATGGCAAACGTGGCTACGTTGATTTTTG GCGTACAGGCCATCTCGAAAGTACCAAAGGACACAGTGCACAAACAGAGTCTACAGTTCTACGCGTGGATGAGATCCCTCTTGGGCAAATCAGACTCCTCCAGAAGCAACAGCCAGACAAGCATCGGCAAAGAGGGCAAAGACCTCGAGATTTGCAAAATAGACGAAGCAAGCAAAGACAGGACTACGAGTCTGTGTTCCAGTACAAAGAGCAAAAACAGAGCGGAGGAAGAAACACAAGGCTCAGTTAACGCGGCCTTTGATGCAGAAAATCATCTGTAG